Part of the Chelmon rostratus isolate fCheRos1 chromosome 10, fCheRos1.pri, whole genome shotgun sequence genome is shown below.
tccctgttttttctttccacagcGTGAGTGTATCTCCATCCACGTCGGTCAGGCTGGTGTCCAGATTGGCAATGCCTGCTGGGAGCTTTACTGCCTGGAACATGGGATCCAGCCGGACGGACAGATGCCCAGTGACAAGACTCTTGGAGGAGGAGACGATTCCTTCAACACCTTCTTCAGTGAGACCGGAGCTGGAAAGCACGTCCccagagctgtttttgtggaCCTGGAGCCCACTGTCATCGGTAAACTCTCATTACATATATTTAGATAGTTGTCTCTTGAGTTAATTTGCTCAAACTCTCAACTCATCTTTGATTCAACCTGTCTCCTTAGATGAGGTGCGCACTGGGACCTACCGCCAGCTGTTCCACCCTGAGCAGCTGATCACTGGGAAGGAGGATGCTGCCAACAACTACGCCCGTGGACACTACACCATCGGCAAAGAGATCATTGACCTGGTGCTGGACAGGATCCGCAAACTGGTGGGTACATTCAGAGCAGCTTTTGGTCctgaatatgaaataaaaagacagaactgTATCTGATGTGTGATCattgtgtctccctctctatccTCAGGCTGACCAGTGCACCGGCCTTCAGGGCTTCCTGGTTTTCCACAGCTTCGGAGGTGGCACCGGCTCTGGTTTCACCTCCCTGCTGATGGAGCGTCTGTCTGTGGACTACGGCAAGAAGTCCAAGCTGGAGTTCTCCATCTACCCAGCTCCACAGGTGTCCACCGCTGTGGTGGAGCCCTACAACTCCATCCTGACCACCCACACCACCCTGGAGCACTCTGACTgtgccttcatggtggacaacGAGGCCATCTACGACATCTGCCGTAGGAACCTCGACATCGAGCGTCCCACTTACACCAACCTGAACAGGTTGATCAGTCAGATTGTGTCCTCCATCACCGCTTCCCTTCGTTTTGATGGTGCCCTCAATGTTGATCTGACAGAGTTCCAGACCAACTTGGTGCCATATCCCCGTATCCACTTCCCTCTGGCCACCTATGCCCCTGTCATCTCTGCCGAGAAGGCTTACCATGAGCAGCTCTCAGTGGCCGAGATCACCAACGCCTGCTTcgagccagccaatcagatggtgAAATGTGACCCTCGCCACGGCAAATACATGGCTTGTTGCCTGCTGTTCCGTGGTGATGTGGTGCCCAAAGATGTGAATGCTGCCATTGCCACCATCAAGACCAAGCGCACCATCCAGTTTGTGGACTGGTGCCCCACTGGTTTCAAGGTTGGCATCAACTACCAGCCGCCCACTGTAGTTCCCGGTGGAGACCTGGCCAAGGTCCAGAGGGCCGTGTGCATGCTGAGCAACACCACTGCTATTGCAGAGGCCTGGGCTCGGCTTGACCACAAGTTTGATCTGATGTACGCTAAGCGTGCCTTTGTTCACTGGTATGTGGGTGAGGgtatggaggagggagagttctCCGAGGCCAGAGAGGACATGGCAGCTCTGGAGAAGGATTATGAGGAGGTCGGAGTCGACTCCATtgagggtgagggagaggaggaaggagaggagtaTTAAAAGGGACATAAAGGCTTTAGTTAAACAAGAAATAATTGATTGCAATGTGTTCCTGAATGCattacaaacagaaatgtctaCCAATTACCAGTTTGGCTATGTTCTAAATAAAGTTCCTGTGACATGTGAATTTGTTTGTCTTATTAATTCAATCTAAATATGTTGAGTGCATAATGATCTtgcaaaatattaaaatttaGCTGTCCTGTGCAATCAGGTTGGAGACTTAGAACAACAAGAATTTAAATATTCCCTTAAATTATGGATCGTATATATGTAGACAAGGGAAAATTTGTGTTTCTAAAGGCTAATTAAAGTTAGCACGCAAGTTATGGGTCCTTAAATGCAATCCAGTGGTTGCTATTTTTCCATGCAGGGTCTTTGATTTCTGCTGGAAACCTAATTAGTATAAATTAATTTTATGAAACATTAAATGCTAATATCTCATCTGAATTTTGAAGCTATATAAATTCTTTGTATGCATGGCTCAAATATCAGCCTGTAATTTCTACAgggcattttttaatttattttaactCCAGGAGGAATGGTAGGagataaatacatacacaaaacacatggATGGGGCCAGCATAGGATTATTAGGGGTGGGATTAAGGAGTCTCATTCTCCTCTTTAGCACAGCTGCTTCATCATTTAGAAAAATATCATCAATCACTATAAAACAATACCACACAACTGTTTTTAGCAAAGTTTAAtggaaaaaacattcaaattcagTTTTATCCAAATGAAAGTACACActtttaaaaccaaacatgcTTTAAGTAGGTACAAAAGATCAGAGCACGTCTAAAGTATAATTTCAAGAAATTATTGATTGAAAACCCAAGTAGGACACACTCATGGATTTGTCATTGAGAAAATATGGtttaaaaaagtataaaaaagaCCCCCCAGGTGCCTGTAACTTGCAGATTGCAGTTGCTTGGTTTTGTATTTGGTTGTGTAAGGCTGGCGATGGTTCACACCGgcctgtcctgcagcagagggCAGTCGTCCACAGCTCCACGTCTGTTCAGAAGACCCCAGAACATCGAggccacagagcagctgtgagCCCGGCTGGGCTGAGGGCCCGCAGACACAACCACGTCTTCCTTCAGGGGCCGGTACGACTTAAAGCGTCTGttgagcaaaacacaaaaatcaagaCAGGATGATTAAATTAGATGTGCTTTACAGGCTGGTGATGTTCTAAATCTTTGTTACTTTTCgcaaaatgacatgaaaagaaaacccGCTGTGTGACGGTCTGTCTCTCAACAAtccctgctctgtctgcagccGTCAGCCCATTCTTCCCTGAAGAAGACTTTGATACATGTCACAAACATGTCCTTCAATGTCTTAACCTGAATTATGAGATTTTTTTGAGCCACTTGGGGTCAGCGTAAACAAACCatgaacacagcactgacacattaccagtactcggggcacccatgcgcagcctctatatactcgcattatacggatatacgcgccgctcctctggggctaatttcttcaaaatgactccaaatgccaccaaagttgtctgggcgagtaaatggtcatatttaatgctccaaataaggtccaggttgtaaaaaacgaaagttatcctttaagttgacatggtgaacttgttagcaaacagcttcCTAATTAGACATCAAGCAGAAATGAATTATAATCCATTTGGaatcttttagctctgtttttggtctcaacCAACTCCTAAGTCTGCTCTTCTGTTGAACACCAGGGgggagtgaaccaaaacagtaaagctgctgtgacacaaacaatgaactgaaacatCTTCACAAGCTCTGTAGagcagaaggagctgcagaatGAGTGATAACCGTctacaaactgtgtttttcatatttttgtgcaACGATGGAtctgcagggggcagcacaaTTTCTATCTCGGGCTTTTGCTGCACAGAAagtaatttgttgttgttttgggcCATTTCATGGCATCTGTTGACAAAAGCTAAATGTGGAATATCACCAAATTTATCTTAAGGTTCTCTCAGAAAAAAATACCTCTTTAAgtaaatacaaccctgattccaaaaaagttgtgacactgtgtaaaacaaatgaaaacagaatctatcatttgcaaactgaagtgttcctgagctcatgtagtaacatccctTATACAGTCATatgctcacaaagtggtgaacctcgctccatcctcgctttgaaccactgagcctttccaggatgattcatacccaatcatgatactatcacctgttaccaatcaacctgttcacctgtggaatgatccaaacaggtgtttttggagctttcccagtctttagttgctcctgttaCACCTTGTTTgaagcatgttgctgcatcaaattcagaatatttatcagatatttacaaaaatcaatgaagctgatgaggtcagacattaaatacagtgtctttgtgctgttttaggtggagtttatgtcaaaaaggattaacaaattatcacagtctgtttatgtttcacacagcgtccaaacttttggGGGATGGTGGTTGAAAATTAAATAGTGCATAATTCATAAATAAATTATATCCACAAGGAAAGTCAGTTCTTACTTGTAAGAATATGCCACTATTCCTACAGCGAGAACGAATACCAGGACACCCAACACTGTGGCGACAGTGCCAGGAGAGGACAGAGCTGAACCTGAAACAAAGGGCACATTGTGAGTAAGCAGAATAAAGCAGGAATGTGCTCTATTGTCCAACCAAACAATCCAATCTGTGCGCTGCCGTATGGTGGTTCTGTTGCGTACCAATATCGACGTTGACTTTGGCGCTGGTGGCGGCTAAACTGACGTCATTGGCCATCGACACGTTGATGCAGTAGACGCCGGAGTCATTGAAGAAGTGACGCAGCACCAGCTGGCACTCTTTGGAGGGCTCCACCATGTTGCACGCCGTCTGAATCGGCCTCAGACACTCTGCATCCAGGATCACGCTGCACACCTCCTTCGGAAGGCTGGAGAACCAAGACGCTCCAGTGAGTCACACAATAAAACGCtttgaaaggaaacaaaattGCGGATTATTTGATGAGGCGCAGGAGCACTCACCTTCCCTGGCAGGTGACAGTGATATCCAGAACATTTCTGTCCATTTCAGGTGTCGCCATCACAGCGTTGTCCATTTGTACGATCTCCACTTTCTCAATGCCCTCTGATGACAAAGAGGGAGGACGGTCACTGACGGTCACCTCAAAGGTTTTCATGTTGATGAATGCAGCGCTGATGAAGGCTTACTCACCAAACACTTCGATGCCAGTGCAGAAGGAGCCATAACGATAAATGACGCAGTCGTCATCGGAGGGTTTGTCGTCAGCGTCCCTCTTGGCGACCAGGACCACGGCGGCTCGACCTGTCAGCGTCACCGTTCGCTTTGAGTCTGATGAGGACAAACGGCAGCAGGGAGTTGGTGCACTGACGATGGCGCAAAGAACATTATCCTGTATTTACTGAACACGTCTCCTTTAATTCATGTTCTTAAAGCATCATAATGTCCAAATCAAAGGTTTGTGTTCACCAGTGGTGGAACGTAACTAAGAACACTTActtaagtacagcacttgagtacaaattcaaggtaccTGTGcatacttgagtattttcattcCATGCAACTTCATACTTCTGCTCCAACTCAGAGGCAGATATTGTACTCCACCACATCTGTCTGATAGTTTACtagtgaaaaccatgtatctccagaCTGGAAGATTTTGAATTGTGATCCTAAATAAattgtttaaaaagcctcttggatcagacaaaaacaggctATTTCTCTGAGCTCATCGAAGTTttctggagatacgtggttctcacaggacagccacgctacaaacatatgatgatcttatagaatatgatgcatcgctgcagattaaaccagccaacagtatataaagtagttcaaatgagcccaacctgaaacatctgcagcaggaatattaatccacaaacatcagatatgatagaaaaacactgacaggaacattttactgctacatgAACACTTTgagcacattttgctgataatagtacttttactggatctgaatacttcttccatcactgacGTCGGCTCAGTGCGCACTCATGCACGGCATCTCGTGCTCGTTATCATCCCGTGTGACCGCTCGACAGCTTTCCATCAGATATTTGTAGAtccataaataaatcaaatgaaatgataataattGAGCTGAGCACTTCCAGCCAGCACGCAAATCAGAATTCAAACGATGAAAGATGAGAGAGCAGTTCAGTTTGAACTCGCTCTGCTTGTTTTACACAGAGGCAAAGCTTTtttacatcacatttacatttcaggaaGTCCCATCTGGTTCAGTCACTCAGCTGGTGTAAACTCTGCTTGCTGTTATTTCACATGCCATGTGGGGACTGCAGAAAGGATCTTTGGTAAAATTATACTCTAACTACATACAAGCAGCTATTCAAACATCTTACCGGTCGCAGCCTCGCTGTCAGCAGGCAGGTGGTGGCTGGCGAGGGAGGGAGTCTTGTCCACTGTGGGTGCTTCCTGTCCGGGCTGAGTGTTGGAGGCGGTGGAGGCCTCATCCTCAGcgttgtcctcctctgtgtctgaaGGAACCATGTTGACATTCAGACCAGTCGCCTTGGTGGAAACCAGTAAGGGGACAGCAGACGCCAGTGCAGGAGCTTTCACTGCACACAGGGAAGCGGCAGCGTTAGGTCAGTGCTTCAAAGGACGTCAGGTGGAGCTGAGACACATGTAAAGATGTTCAAAGGGCGTCCTCATGCACAGTGGTGCCTTGACctaaaagctaacattagcatgctaaccatgtgtcagtgctaacatgctgaaacTAAGCTGGTATATTGCTTGCCAtattcaaaatcttacttttgtgtgttagcatgctaacctaattagcactaaaaacTCAATCCTACCAACACCCtctaaaaacatgttgttcTGCACAACAACAGACGTGTGAAAGTGCTGCAACGACAGCCTCTGTTCCTGACCTGTGGTGCCCCGGTCAGCAGGGGGACCGGGGGCCTTGGTTGGGGTGTCAACTGGTGGGTCGCAGGCCTTATCTGGGATGACGGCCTGGATCACCACCTGAGGCTTGAATGAGCCGGAGTTGATGTAGGTGTGAGTGACGGTGAGCTCTCTGGATATGAGGGCTCCGCTTTCATCCCCGAAGTCCCAGTTGAAGGTGATGTCTGCGCTGCTGAGGTACTCGCTGGGGTCGTGCAGGGTGATGGTGAATGCAATCGCCCTGTTCTGGATGAAGCGCATGTCTCCGGCCACGATGTCGTTCACTTGGTCCAGGGAGACGGCGAAGGGGATTTGATCTAAGAAGAACATCAGTGTCATCAATAATGCAGTTTATAGCTTTTTGTACGATAATAAGTACTAACTGGAAGGGTTGGGACAGGAAGTagttttataatgtttttttttttatttcaggctTCCATTGTTAGATTCAACATATAATTTAAGACGATTAGTGCCTAATAATTCAGCACAGTGCATATTTAGCAACATGAATCCTCCAGATTTCTTTGCTTTGCATGTGTTGCAGACTTCAATCAGTGATTGAAAATGTAGTATAATGGTgtcctgtttgctttttaaaaaaaaataacattaatattctgtttttatttctcatttgcCTGCTTATAGATGATTTCACTCGTTTTAAGGATGAGTTTGATTTGTAACATCAGCGACTGTTTATGGACAATAGCCTCTTGGCTAACTTTCCAGTATTGTTTCATGAATGTGCTCTGACCCTATTAACTAAACCGatagataaaataaacaaatcagtcataaatcagtgttttggCATATGTGGAGGACAACTGTCATGTCTCATCTAGTTCTAGTAAAACATGCTTAATttatagatggatagatagatagatactttatttatctccaggGAGAAATTTGAGAGCTTAGTATAATTAGACAATAGATTTGGCATCATATATATCACCTGCCATTTAATCCGTTCACAGTTAATGGGACTGTAAGGCTCTTCAACCTGCAATATCAGATTTCTtcggccacttgggggcagcataatcaagcagtgaaaacaacactgacctCTGAACAGCGGAAAAAAAGCTGAGGGCAGCTGCAGATTTGAATGATAatcctctgcagcttcttcacagCGAATGTGCCctttcacactgtcactgtgtttccatgtgttcatttgattcattatttataaaaaaaatattgattatagaCTCTTTGAAACttatatttatcattttgaAAGTAAAACCAAATTCCTATATGTGTAAAGTTGAGTTTACTAGTATTGTTTAGTCACTCTTGGTTCACAGATCGAGAAATATTAGTTTGCCATAATCATCTTCATGCTTTGCCTTATTTATTAATGGTTGTAGGATGTTATGTTGCGGTgtcaggaggtggagggtgtTGCAGTTTTCTCAAGTGGAACAGAAGGTGcagcccccctcctctctcactcaccGGTGATGGAGAACTGAGTGGAGGCATATCCCAGGGGAATGAACTTCTCCTTGCTCCTGTAGTGGTAGATGACGATGTCCATGGTGTAGGAGCCCAGCGGGATGTCATCTGTGCCGATggtcagggaggaggaggagccgtCCGCCACCTGCCAGTACTGACCTGCCAAAGAGCATCCAGAGCCTGCAGTGAGTCCACATGTGAAGCCTGTTCACTGCAAACATCTATCGACTGCTTCAGTTCAGCCCGTCTAAGAACGTCACCCAGGCCAAACGGTAGTGTACTTCACTGTGCTAGAATTATAACTGAAGCATAGAGAAGTCACTACAAGTACAATTTCAtcttttgtgtttcatttaaagttCAACTTACATGTATTAATAATCAATACactaattctgcaatacttaaagtagtatttcaaagtactaaaaagtgaattttattgtaagtgtatagtatatatagtaCTTGAGTACTACATATACTATACAATAAGTACCATAAGTATTTATACTTATATAGTATAAGTAGAAATTGTTCTTAAGTGTAATTTTAAAGAGTggactaaattacaaatacttttaatactaatagaaaaaagacatgaaaataacacttattttcaagtccttaAACACTATTAGctgcttaattaaagtgtactttaatttcacctcattttcagtatgtttccaacacattggtgagATAATTCAgttatactgcaggtgtgttttaaatgctcATGAAtactgattttcactggtggacttcagttcactttaaagtttgaaaaaaagttGTTTAGCAACTAtttgcacactcacactcaagtattactcaacTGATGCTCAAGAACTGCTTGAGAACCACTTAAATATACATTGTGTACTTAGTAAATTCTTCAAAAAGTGCAATTTTAATTATTGttcaaattaattattatttaattattgtgaatatttttttcatttttgtacgATGCATTCAAGGTCTGAGCTTGTTTGCTTAAAAAGAAGACGTAAAAGTTAACACAAGTGCACGTGTAAAATGAAGAACAATAAACATCTTACATAGGAATTAATTAAAGTTTTCCACATCTTCACACGACACTTTTAGTAAAATGTCACTGAAGCCTCGTGTCCTCAAGTCAAATCATCTGAATCCCAAAGCTGAAAGTCCTGGATTGTTTgctttcaggattttttttgacatgtaGGACAAATGATGTGACATAATCTGATCATGTGATAAGACTCATACATAATCCACCCTGGGTCATATTTCAGGTCGTGCCACAAGAAACCCTGTGACCCCCCAGAAAAGACCACTCAGAGACATGTGATGAGACTCGACCGCTCCGCTCACCCCAGGTCTTCCAGACAAACACATAGTTCGGCTTCTTGTCCTTCTTAACTGGCGACCCATCGGGGAAAACAGCCTCCCAGTCTGTGTTCTTGGTTGGGTATACTGGTTCGGACTCATGGTACTTTGTTCCTGCAGCAGGGGAAAGAGCGTCGTGACTGTTCGAGGCAGAAGTGACGACgttaacatgcagatgtttagcaggttttgTTCATCATGTTGACATGTGTGCTAAAGACAGAGTGTagctgaggaagaggctgaggaagaggaatcAGACAGATTATTTGACCTGATAAAGATTGACCAGGAATCATGTCAgtccatccaacagctgttgagGGACCTCAGTGAACACTAAAGTGATCACCTGATTCGCCATTCCAACCGTGCTgctgatggatatttgggtcatattcttatactttgataagtttgattacacacatatattctgctaatagttagattacatgcatatgcttatattaatgataattgatgattaatgatgatcctgatatgttgatcttattcatattttctgctgatggattgtgtgactgaataattaacagaaattctacttctcccggttaagtttttcctttattattcatagaagtgatgtagacgaggagtgattctttgtgtgcaaaatatatctgaggccagtgtgacctagaacaggaggttttgagatagaggcctggcatgggagacatctcggggccctcgacttaagatagaacaggttagcgtcagggataaggttgtctctctagatttgtccttgcaaacaggttgctgcggtgacgttggattctcgaagatgaccaagaggaaagagagagagcgcccgacggcaacgaggaggagccgacgactgtttcagcatttcctcatgttctgtctataaaaatacTACTAGGGAGAGGTACggtgtcagacttcatgaactgacccaactctgatgtggatcagggaaaggaaagttgagacccagagctctgttaccttgcacattctactgatgttaaaataaatgcagattctattgatgttagaataaaactgcttttttttggactcaacatcttctcctattgcttcattcaaagaacccagaggaccagagagatttttttacAGACACGTCCTCGACACTGCCATTGTGGTTAAAACATAGTAAGTGTGTATTGTGCAGGGTGTGTGCATCACATTTAACCATTgacttaatgtgtgtgtgtgtgtgtgtgtgtgcgcgcgcgcatggTGTGCTACCATTGACGATGCAGTCTTCAGCCCAAACGACGTCTCCGTCGGGCTGCACCTTCTGGTTGTGTGGGAACTCCAGGTCGATGGTGAAGGTCACTTTGGCTCCGGTCAGAGTTGGCGAATCGTTGCCTACGTTGAAAGTCACTCTTCCACCTGGACGAAGGAGACAGGGAACCTTGTATCTTACAAAACCACcatgaactttgacctttgttgcatgtcaatTCAAACTCCCCCCATTTCCTCTCACCTCTCGACTGTGACCATCCAACAAAAGTGccccaaaaaataaagaattatGATCATTTAAGAATCAACCAACAACAGTAGATGTACCTTTCCAGGAGTCTTTGTATCGGGGGTCTCCATCTTTCCAGATCGGGTACATTTTAGTGTTCCATGACGGGTAGCGAGTGAAACGGTTTTTAGGCTCTGAAAtatcaaacataaacacattatattgaaaacacatgagctccatacacacatttttcagcagTGCAAACGTTTCCTAATAACTTCCAAACTTTTTCTTGGACGATCTGTGTAATTTTGTTCTAATTATATGGATCATGGAGGCGACGTTCAATTGGTGTGCCtcaaattaatcaattaatttcaaTGAACTCTAAATCTGAAGAGTCTGCAATGCAATTCATACATATAAGGACAATCAAGAGtccagcaaaaaaacaaaagtaaatgaatatttatttggGTTCAACTTCATATTTTGCTTGATTTATTACCGTCGTCATCATTCTGTCGAAGATATTTCCTCAGaattacataaaacaaagaatgaGAACTGCTTGAATCTGTGACTGAACTCATAAAAAGACTTTCAGTGACGTGTTCTAAACAAAGCTGCATTTCTAGAATTcaaacttcatttattttacatatttctaTATACTTTTATGTCACAAGGTAAATGTGACTGAAGGTGCCCACCAAAGCCTTCGTCCCTTCAATCCCCCTCATGTGATGCTCAGCTGAGCATgtgcaggctgctgtgtgtgtgtgtgtgcatgattttATCACAGATTAACGCCACAGAGCTGAATTGGGATTAAACATACGGGCAGACAACAAAGATAATCAGCAGCTGGATCAGACCTTTGGCTGATTCTGATTCCTTCTGGACTGTTTCAGAGTCATCAGTCTCCTTTTCTGGTTGAACTTGATGCTAAATTGTGAAAGTTGATTTGTAGGATGAAAGATTTGCACGAGCAGCTGGAAAAACGACTCGCTGTGCAAATCTGATGTCAAATGTAAAGTAAAGACAGACTTCAAACAATGCTTAGAACCTATGCTATATAAATGTATCCTTTAACTTAAGAATAAAAGGATTCAGATGAATAGCGCTCTGCTTTAAAAAGGTCACATTCGTCGTTTCCATTCGTGCATGGTCGAGTAAAGAGGCCGtgggaaaaaacatgaaactggaTCTTGAACTAGATTCgaaatttacagtaaaaactgGATTTACTTGCACATAAGGACAGAAAATTATGCGGATAAAACCAGAATTGATTTGATCAGAATCAGTTACGCAGATTTTGACCTTTTTTAGAGCACAGTTATAACCTGAATCCAAACCAGTCGGGACGCTGcgtgaaacataaataacacattgtcaggtgacacattttacgagtccaggtattaatctccttcatccaatcatgtgttgacaaagtgttgaacctcgctccatcctcgctgtgaaccactgagcctttcaatcatgatactctcacctgttaccaatcaacctgtttacctgtggaatgatccaaacaggtgtttttggagcgttccacatctttctcagtctttagttgctcctgtcccaacgtgtttgaaacatgttgctgcatcagattcagaatatttatcagatatttacaacaatcaatgaagctgatgagtaagaacattaaatatattgtctttgtgctgttttcaggtgagtttatgtaaaaaaaagattaacaagttatcacattctgtataatttatgtttcacacagcgtcccataGCCGTACGTGGCCTCACTAAAACCAAACTCTGATTAATATTTGATTACTAAAAATACTTAAATTTGGCAATTTAGTGAATATTGTCTAAAAATAAAGTAACTGATGAAGGATGAAGACAGAATGTCTGTCGTTAT
Proteins encoded:
- the tuba1c gene encoding tubulin alpha-1C chain; the protein is MRECISIHVGQAGVQIGNACWELYCLEHGIQPDGQMPSDKTLGGGDDSFNTFFSETGAGKHVPRAVFVDLEPTVIDEVRTGTYRQLFHPEQLITGKEDAANNYARGHYTIGKEIIDLVLDRIRKLADQCTGLQGFLVFHSFGGGTGSGFTSLLMERLSVDYGKKSKLEFSIYPAPQVSTAVVEPYNSILTTHTTLEHSDCAFMVDNEAIYDICRRNLDIERPTYTNLNRLISQIVSSITASLRFDGALNVDLTEFQTNLVPYPRIHFPLATYAPVISAEKAYHEQLSVAEITNACFEPANQMVKCDPRHGKYMACCLLFRGDVVPKDVNAAIATIKTKRTIQFVDWCPTGFKVGINYQPPTVVPGGDLAKVQRAVCMLSNTTAIAEAWARLDHKFDLMYAKRAFVHWYVGEGMEEGEFSEAREDMAALEKDYEEVGVDSIEGEGEEEGEEY
- the pmelb gene encoding premelanosome protein b, which codes for MRTSVVLLVLLAAASHTAAKPKNRFTRYPSWNTKMYPIWKDGDPRYKDSWKGGRVTFNVGNDSPTLTGAKVTFTIDLEFPHNQKVQPDGDVVWAEDCIVNGTKYHESEPVYPTKNTDWEAVFPDGSPVKKDKKPNYVFVWKTWGQYWQVADGSSSSLTIGTDDIPLGSYTMDIVIYHYRSKEKFIPLGYASTQFSITDQIPFAVSLDQVNDIVAGDMRFIQNRAIAFTITLHDPSEYLSSADITFNWDFGDESGALISRELTVTHTYINSGSFKPQVVIQAVIPDKACDPPVDTPTKAPGPPADRGTTVKAPALASAVPLLVSTKATGLNVNMVPSDTEEDNAEDEASTASNTQPGQEAPTVDKTPSLASHHLPADSEAATDSKRTVTLTGRAAVVLVAKRDADDKPSDDDCVIYRYGSFCTGIEVFEGIEKVEIVQMDNAVMATPEMDRNVLDITVTCQGSLPKEVCSVILDAECLRPIQTACNMVEPSKECQLVLRHFFNDSGVYCINVSMANDVSLAATSAKVNVDIGSALSSPGTVATVLGVLVFVLAVGIVAYSYKRFKSYRPLKEDVVVSAGPQPSRAHSCSVASMFWGLLNRRGAVDDCPLLQDRPV